AAATAGGACTTTAAATCAAAGTTTTCTACATTCCCCAACCTGATGATTTTGACTCCATAGAGGTGCCAAATCCGGAGCTGAAGCCACTGCCGGAGGCAGAGTTGGTGCCTGCAGCCCACCCTAGGCTAGCTGAGCTGGGGCTGCTGTAACTGGTGCTATTAGAACTATAGGCCTGGCTCTGATCCCGGGTGGCACTGGTCTGCCCGGCAGCGGCGGTACCTGCCGAATTGGTCTGACCCTGCTGGTTAGCAAGCATACCCATCATGCCCCAGCTGCTCTGCAGAGCGGCGGCCATCATGGCTGGGTTAAGGCTAAGCCCCCCAAAATTCACCCCGCTACTGCCACTGCTCCCTATCCCTCCACGACCACCGCCATAGCCCTGGCCCCCGAACGCACCAGCCCCACGATCCATCATTTGCCTACTATTATTGTGCTTAGGCTCAGCGTTAGAGATGTGCACGCTGACACCCTTGATGATCAGGTCCTCTCCGCACAGGGCTGAAGCAAcctagacagagaggggggtgggtGTAGGTGATGATTCAACAAGCAAACCAACCAGAATATAATCTGCGCACCACAGGTTGAGCAACAGCCATCGAAAAACATACCTGGTCATCTGCGAAAGTCACAAAGGCGAAAGCCCGGAAGGGTTTGGGAATGAAGACATCAGTGACCTCGCCATACTGCATGAAGAACTGCCGGAGCTCATCAGTGGTTATGTCCTCTGTGCAGCGGCCAACAAAGATTTTACGGCTGCGCATGGGCTCATCGGGACCTGCCTACCATGACAATAAAAGAGTGaaagcacttaaatattttaCCTGAACTGGGAATAGAACACAATTGAGACTTTAGAGGAAAGGATTCAAATAAGCAGGTACTCCTAAACATTGATTAAATACCTTAGAGTTGGGTAGTTTGCAGTCACACCATCTTCCGTCAATCATGTGTCGCTGAGAAATCACTTTGGATTGAGTCTCGTACTCAGTGAACCGAACAAAACCAAAACCCTTTGAGTTCCCAGTCTTAACATCTCTTTTgacctgcagagagagacagagagagcgagagaggtatgATTATTGACATGCATGCTACCTCCATGAAGTACATCAACCATTCAACAAAATGTTGATTAGGTTGG
The sequence above is a segment of the Oncorhynchus nerka isolate Pitt River linkage group LG20, Oner_Uvic_2.0, whole genome shotgun sequence genome. Coding sequences within it:
- the LOC115102708 gene encoding TAR DNA-binding protein 43-like isoform X1; the protein is MAELYIRVAEDENEEPMEIPSEDDGTVLLSTVAAQFPGACGLRYRNPVSQCMRGVRLVEGILHAPENDWGSLVYVVNYPKDNKRKMDEMDAASAVKMKRSIEKTSDLIILGLPWKTSEQDLKDYFATFGEVIMVQVKRDVKTGNSKGFGFVRFTEYETQSKVISQRHMIDGRWCDCKLPNSKAGPDEPMRSRKIFVGRCTEDITTDELRQFFMQYGEVTDVFIPKPFRAFAFVTFADDQVASALCGEDLIIKGVSVHISNAEPKHNNSRQMMDRGAGAFGGQGYGGGRGGIGSSGSSGVNFGGLSLNPAMMAAALQSSWGMMGMLANQQGQTNSAGTAAAGQTSATRDQSQAYSSNSTSYSSPSSASLGWAAGTNSASGSGFSSGFGTSMESKSSGWGM
- the LOC115102708 gene encoding TAR DNA-binding protein 43-like isoform X2: MSATDNKRKMDEMDAASAVKMKRSIEKTSDLIILGLPWKTSEQDLKDYFATFGEVIMVQVKRDVKTGNSKGFGFVRFTEYETQSKVISQRHMIDGRWCDCKLPNSKAGPDEPMRSRKIFVGRCTEDITTDELRQFFMQYGEVTDVFIPKPFRAFAFVTFADDQVASALCGEDLIIKGVSVHISNAEPKHNNSRQMMDRGAGAFGGQGYGGGRGGIGSSGSSGVNFGGLSLNPAMMAAALQSSWGMMGMLANQQGQTNSAGTAAAGQTSATRDQSQAYSSNSTSYSSPSSASLGWAAGTNSASGSGFSSGFGTSMESKSSGWGM